The segment CTTGGGCTCAAGCCCTGACAAGCCGTTCCACGACAGGTTGACCAGGTGCGCGGCGACTTCCGCCTTCTTGGGCTTCTGGGTCTCCAGCCACCACTGGCCGGTGAGGGCGACCATGCCGACGAGGGCCTGGGCGTACATGGGGGCGAGCTTGGGGTCGAAGCCGCGCTGTTTGAACTCCATGCCGAGGATGTCCTCGACCTGGGTGGCGATGTCGCTGATGAGGGAGGCGAAGGTGCCGGTGGACTGCGCGACGGGCGAATCGCGGACGAGGATGCGGAAGCCGTCGGTGTACTGCTCGATGTAGTCCAGGAGGGCGAAGGCCGCCTGTTCCAGGAGCTCGCGCGGGTGGCCGCCGGTGAGCGCGCCGGTGACCATGTCGAGCAGGCGCCGCATCTCGCGGTCGACGACGACGGCGTAGAGGCCTTCCTTGCCGCCGAAGTGCTCGTAGACCACCGGTTTGGAGACGCCGGCCTTGTGGGCGATCTCCTCGACCGAGGTGGCCTCGAAGCCGCGTTCGGCGAACAGCGTCCGGCCGATGTCCAGGA is part of the Streptomyces sp. NBC_01262 genome and harbors:
- a CDS encoding TetR/AcrR family transcriptional regulator; the encoded protein is MSDGSSTRGGSGDGPPTPPTARRARRVRMTGKERREQLLDIGRTLFAERGFEATSVEEIAHKAGVSKPVVYEHFGGKEGLYAVVVDREMRRLLDMVTGALTGGHPRELLEQAAFALLDYIEQYTDGFRILVRDSPVAQSTGTFASLISDIATQVEDILGMEFKQRGFDPKLAPMYAQALVGMVALTGQWWLETQKPKKAEVAAHLVNLSWNGLSGLEPKPRLIGHRKN